The following proteins come from a genomic window of Pseudomonas sp. WJP1:
- the dctA gene encoding C4-dicarboxylate transporter DctA — protein sequence MTTVNKKPFYKDLTFQVIAAMVLGIAFGFLAPELAAKFKILGDIFLKLIKTAVAPLVFFTVVHGIASAGDIKRVGKVGLRALIYFEIVSTIALAIGLLWGNLLNIGSGMHDAHPSSATAAAASAAVAKGHAPASTMDFIYGIFPDNFVGAFAGGQLLQVLVISVLFGFALLALKPERRSVIEDGLSRVSECFFEFINLIMKFAPLGAFGSVAYAVGSNGSAVLMSLANLVLMFYVCVAFFIFVVLGAVCRISGFSLWRFLKYIKDEIFIVLGTASSESALPRLLQKLEKFGCSKQSVGLVLPTGYAFNLDGTSIYMSLCVLFIANAYGVPMSWEQQLGTIAIMLVTSKGAAAVSGGSFVVFAATVTAIGVLPVEGLALLFGVYRFMSMAIATCNTIGNSVATVVVSKWSGEFTEQTAKAEYNRVFGRNLEAAL from the coding sequence ATGACCACTGTTAACAAAAAGCCGTTCTACAAAGACCTGACCTTTCAAGTCATCGCCGCCATGGTGCTGGGCATTGCCTTCGGCTTCCTGGCCCCGGAGTTGGCTGCCAAATTCAAGATTCTCGGCGATATCTTTCTCAAGCTGATCAAGACGGCCGTTGCACCCCTGGTGTTTTTCACCGTAGTCCATGGCATCGCCTCGGCTGGCGACATCAAGCGGGTCGGCAAGGTCGGCTTGCGTGCACTGATCTATTTCGAGATCGTCTCGACCATTGCCCTGGCCATCGGCCTGCTGTGGGGCAACCTGCTGAACATCGGCTCGGGCATGCATGACGCACACCCCAGCAGCGCCACCGCCGCAGCCGCCAGTGCAGCCGTCGCCAAGGGCCACGCGCCGGCGTCGACCATGGATTTCATCTACGGGATTTTTCCGGACAACTTCGTCGGCGCCTTCGCCGGTGGCCAGTTGCTGCAAGTGCTGGTGATCTCGGTACTGTTCGGTTTTGCCTTGCTGGCCCTCAAGCCCGAGCGCCGCAGCGTGATCGAGGACGGCTTGAGCCGGGTCTCCGAATGCTTCTTCGAGTTCATCAACCTGATCATGAAGTTCGCCCCGCTTGGCGCCTTCGGCTCGGTGGCCTACGCCGTCGGCAGCAATGGCAGCGCCGTGCTGATGTCGCTGGCCAACCTGGTGCTGATGTTCTACGTCTGCGTCGCCTTCTTCATCTTCGTGGTGCTGGGCGCGGTCTGCCGCATTTCAGGCTTCAGCCTGTGGCGCTTCCTCAAGTACATCAAGGATGAGATCTTCATCGTACTCGGCACCGCCTCCTCGGAAAGCGCCCTGCCACGCCTGCTGCAAAAACTGGAGAAATTCGGCTGCTCCAAGCAGAGCGTCGGCCTGGTCCTGCCGACCGGTTATGCCTTCAACCTGGACGGCACCTCCATCTACATGTCGCTCTGCGTGCTGTTCATCGCCAATGCCTACGGCGTACCGATGAGCTGGGAGCAACAGTTGGGCACCATCGCCATCATGCTGGTGACGTCCAAAGGCGCGGCAGCCGTCTCCGGTGGCAGTTTCGTGGTGTTCGCCGCCACGGTGACCGCCATTGGCGTATTGCCGGTGGAAGGCCTCGCCCTGCTGTTTGGCGTGTACCGTTTCATGTCCATGGCCATCGCCACCTGCAACACCATCGGCAACAGCGTGGCGACGGTGGTGGTTTCCAAATGGTCGGGGGAATTCACCGAGCAGACTGCCAAGGCTGAATACAACCGGGTGTTTGGGCGGAATCTGGAGGCTGCGCTTTAA
- a CDS encoding YdeI/OmpD-associated family protein, producing the protein MTTIDVKSRFEAKLLRPAKPGGDTPWAFVVLPRDVSEQLPRRGRTTVDGTINGHPFQATLEPDGKLSHWLQVGRELLEAAGAAVGDVVTLELTPVKKEPEPDIPADFQEVLAATPEAHEVWKNTTTLARVDWIHWITSAKQLKTRAKRIGDACDMLASGKKQVCCFDQSGYYSKAFRAPEAEDF; encoded by the coding sequence ATGACAACAATCGATGTGAAATCCCGATTCGAAGCAAAGCTCCTTCGTCCGGCAAAGCCTGGCGGTGATACGCCGTGGGCGTTCGTGGTACTGCCAAGAGACGTGAGTGAACAGCTTCCGAGGCGAGGAAGGACGACCGTTGACGGCACAATCAATGGGCACCCTTTCCAGGCAACCCTTGAGCCGGATGGCAAGCTGAGCCATTGGCTGCAGGTCGGTCGCGAGTTGCTCGAAGCCGCAGGCGCGGCCGTTGGGGATGTCGTTACGCTAGAGCTGACACCTGTGAAGAAGGAACCTGAGCCTGACATCCCAGCCGATTTTCAGGAGGTACTGGCAGCCACGCCTGAGGCTCATGAAGTCTGGAAGAATACGACGACCCTCGCACGGGTAGACTGGATACACTGGATTACTTCAGCCAAGCAACTCAAGACGCGCGCAAAACGTATTGGTGATGCCTGCGATATGCTTGCGTCCGGTAAGAAGCAGGTTTGCTGTTTCGACCAGTCCGGCTACTACAGCAAGGCCTTCCGGGCGCCCGAGGCAGAAGATTTTTAA